A region from the Fibrobacter sp. genome encodes:
- a CDS encoding endonuclease/exonuclease/phosphatase family protein, with protein sequence MKQILTTILVLLSWATLSYGEELRYATWNIRWEDPKDVEKGDAWEKRKGPIADVIKANNFDIVGLQEGSPYRLKQLMELLPDYDIILSDSMEYNPIVVRKGIFEVADIGRFYLSKTPEKKSKSWDSKHARYCTWAKLKFNQDSLYIFNVHFDYHGKEAQSESAKLMNKKILSIAGDAPFIFAGDLNFVAGSESYQNLGTCIKMNDAKNIAKKVAASKGSYNYFSPERPSEWTFDHILVAPQIKINHYEILNATYNDGERTRYPSDHSPVIVHLEINPH encoded by the coding sequence ATGAAACAAATCCTGACAACCATCCTTGTTCTACTTTCGTGGGCAACACTTTCCTACGGAGAGGAACTGCGTTACGCCACCTGGAACATCCGCTGGGAAGACCCTAAAGACGTTGAAAAAGGTGACGCCTGGGAAAAACGAAAAGGTCCCATTGCCGATGTCATCAAGGCTAATAACTTTGATATCGTGGGCCTTCAGGAAGGCAGCCCCTACCGTTTAAAGCAGTTGATGGAACTTCTTCCCGATTACGACATCATCCTTTCTGACTCCATGGAATACAACCCCATCGTCGTGCGCAAGGGAATATTCGAAGTCGCCGACATCGGCAGATTCTATTTATCCAAGACTCCCGAAAAGAAAAGTAAAAGCTGGGATTCGAAGCACGCCCGCTACTGCACTTGGGCAAAGCTGAAATTCAATCAAGATTCACTGTACATATTCAACGTGCATTTTGACTACCATGGAAAGGAAGCCCAGAGCGAAAGCGCCAAGTTGATGAACAAAAAAATTCTCTCCATCGCAGGAGACGCTCCATTCATTTTCGCCGGGGACCTAAACTTCGTTGCTGGTTCAGAATCCTACCAAAATTTGGGAACATGCATCAAAATGAACGATGCGAAAAACATTGCAAAAAAAGTCGCCGCTTCAAAAGGAAGCTACAACTACTTTAGCCCAGAACGTCCCAGTGAATGGACTTTTGATCATATTTTAGTAGCACCGCAAATCAAAATCAATCACTATGAAATTCTAAATGCAACGTACAACGACGGCGAGAGAACGCGCTACCCATCAGATCACTCGCCCGTGATCGTCCACTTGGAAATTAATCCTCATTGA
- a CDS encoding glycosyltransferase, whose product MTFVYVLVSNEKDTYYEQTMISAKSLLKYNNDAKVVIIVDQGTIATFTGKRSFHENLGVEIREIKVPEEYNNRDRSRFLKTTMYNYIDEDFLFIDGDTLICDELKPDFSGDANGNISIGMVLDRHQRISENSYKNFYDLRAKPLGWSSGYQDLHFNSGVIWVKKSDNAQKFFDEWHKLWKETLEKYSVVYDQTALNEVNVRLNGIVKEIDGTWNCQATRRSSFLKYLHNAKIMHYYASFGLTCFDLANKEVQKTILNDSHKALDIIMANPKVAFSSVQDVNADLTSVKIQRTALYRAITFMYKRLGFAYRVIDKACGLFIHK is encoded by the coding sequence ATGACTTTCGTCTATGTTCTTGTCAGTAACGAAAAAGACACTTATTATGAACAAACCATGATAAGTGCTAAAAGCCTATTGAAGTACAATAATGACGCCAAGGTTGTTATCATTGTTGACCAGGGAACCATAGCAACGTTCACGGGCAAAAGGTCTTTCCATGAAAACCTCGGCGTAGAAATCCGAGAAATCAAGGTCCCAGAAGAATACAACAACCGAGACCGTTCTCGTTTCTTGAAAACCACCATGTACAACTACATCGATGAGGATTTTCTCTTCATCGATGGAGACACATTAATTTGCGACGAGTTGAAACCCGATTTCAGCGGCGACGCAAACGGCAACATTTCCATAGGCATGGTACTTGACCGTCATCAGAGAATTTCCGAAAATAGCTACAAGAACTTCTATGACCTGCGAGCAAAGCCGCTTGGCTGGAGTTCCGGATACCAAGACTTGCATTTCAACAGCGGCGTTATTTGGGTAAAGAAATCCGACAATGCCCAAAAGTTCTTTGACGAATGGCATAAGCTCTGGAAAGAAACTCTGGAAAAGTATTCTGTCGTGTATGACCAGACTGCGCTGAATGAAGTCAACGTCCGTCTAAACGGAATCGTCAAGGAAATCGATGGTACATGGAACTGCCAGGCAACCCGTAGATCATCCTTCCTTAAGTACTTGCACAACGCCAAGATTATGCATTACTACGCAAGTTTCGGTCTGACCTGCTTTGACTTGGCCAACAAGGAAGTTCAAAAAACAATCCTCAACGATTCACACAAAGCACTGGACATCATCATGGCCAACCCTAAGGTGGCCTTCAGTTCCGTGCAAGACGTGAACGCAGACCTGACTTCTGTGAAAATTCAAAGAACAGCATTGTACAGAGCCATCACATTCATGTACAAGCGACTCGGTTTCGCTTATCGAGTCATCGACAAAGCCTGCGGATTATTCATCCACAAATGA
- a CDS encoding aminotransferase class I/II-fold pyridoxal phosphate-dependent enzyme, translating into MIRQMTRISLDCGAINLSQGFPDFDPPKEITDRLKTVADEGPHQYAVTWGAPNFREALARKQSHFTGQNIDPMKNVVVTCGSTEAMVAAMMAVTNPGDKVVLFSPFFENYIADTILCGTEPIYVPLNPPEFNFDVDQLEKAISTEGVKALLVCNPSNPSGKVFTEQELQIIADLAIKYDIYVITDEVYEHIIYAPHVHKHISTLKGMEERTLVCSSLSKTFSITGWRLGYVISSERIIDRVKKVHDFLTVGAAAPLMEATVVGLNFGDDYYIGLQQHYTHMKNIFTQGLKDLDIQFTDPQGAYFVLADISKFGYKSDVDFCVDLAEKIGVGAVPASCFFKEDVRHLIRLHFAKKDETLYTALNRLEKVNTLIK; encoded by the coding sequence ATGATTCGTCAAATGACCCGCATTTCCTTGGACTGCGGCGCCATCAATCTTTCCCAGGGTTTTCCAGATTTCGATCCTCCCAAGGAAATCACTGATCGCCTGAAAACTGTCGCTGACGAAGGTCCCCACCAGTACGCAGTCACTTGGGGTGCCCCCAACTTCCGCGAAGCCTTGGCACGAAAGCAGAGCCATTTCACCGGTCAGAACATCGATCCCATGAAGAACGTGGTGGTTACCTGCGGCAGTACCGAAGCTATGGTGGCCGCCATGATGGCCGTAACGAATCCCGGAGACAAGGTGGTTCTGTTCTCCCCCTTCTTTGAAAACTATATCGCCGACACCATCCTTTGCGGCACGGAACCCATCTATGTTCCCCTAAATCCGCCGGAATTCAATTTCGACGTGGACCAACTGGAAAAGGCAATCAGCACCGAAGGCGTAAAGGCATTGCTGGTGTGCAACCCTTCCAACCCCAGCGGCAAGGTTTTCACAGAACAGGAACTGCAGATTATTGCAGATCTGGCCATCAAGTACGACATCTACGTCATCACCGACGAAGTCTACGAACACATCATTTACGCCCCCCACGTACACAAGCACATTTCCACCCTGAAGGGCATGGAAGAACGCACCCTGGTTTGCTCTTCCCTCTCCAAGACTTTCTCCATCACAGGCTGGCGCTTGGGCTACGTGATTTCCAGCGAACGCATCATCGACCGCGTCAAGAAAGTCCACGACTTCCTGACCGTAGGCGCCGCAGCTCCCCTCATGGAAGCAACTGTGGTTGGCCTCAACTTCGGTGACGATTACTACATCGGGCTCCAGCAGCACTACACCCACATGAAGAACATCTTCACCCAAGGTCTCAAGGATCTGGACATCCAGTTTACCGACCCCCAGGGCGCTTACTTTGTTCTTGCAGACATCAGCAAATTCGGTTACAAGAGCGACGTTGACTTCTGCGTAGACCTGGCAGAAAAAATCGGCGTGGGCGCAGTACCTGCATCCTGCTTCTTCAAGGAAGATGTGCGCCACCTGATCCGTCTGCACTTTGCAAAGAAGGACGAAACCTTATACACTGCATTGAATAGACTGGAAAAGGTCAACACCTTGATTAAATAA
- a CDS encoding glycosyltransferase, whose amino-acid sequence MLNKTQEEITAKWKSLDTEHPLVSVKCLAFNQEKYIAQTLDGFLIQETDFPFEVIVHDDASKDRTAEILREYEKKYPLIVKPVYQTENQWSKHDGSLTRAANAPLKGKYIAECEGDDYWTNPNKLQMQANFLESHDDYFAIGHNVRIVDDNGVPMAQDNPIWRKWFNTYTSMEDRDYTLQDFEKGIMFGQTCTRMYRNIIQKMPADLEQKYFAMDYTNGDVLTSLLCFCNGKIRCSSLVAADHRKSISNDSWTSKTFKKNMSRRDILSLLEQENFANSYGVYPDFTDQQYRHVRSSFLYFKQSKSLKDLSIFLGNLRITRHKVKFLKRLLKISK is encoded by the coding sequence ATGCTAAACAAAACTCAAGAAGAAATCACTGCAAAGTGGAAAAGCTTAGATACCGAACATCCCTTGGTATCGGTTAAATGCCTGGCATTCAATCAGGAAAAATACATTGCCCAGACTTTAGATGGTTTCCTCATTCAGGAAACTGATTTTCCTTTCGAGGTCATCGTCCACGACGACGCCTCCAAGGATAGAACCGCAGAAATCCTCCGCGAGTACGAAAAGAAATACCCACTCATTGTAAAGCCGGTTTACCAGACTGAAAATCAGTGGTCCAAGCACGACGGCTCTCTCACTCGCGCCGCTAACGCGCCCCTCAAAGGCAAGTACATTGCCGAATGCGAAGGCGATGACTACTGGACAAATCCGAACAAGCTGCAAATGCAGGCCAACTTCCTTGAAAGTCATGACGACTACTTCGCCATTGGCCACAACGTACGCATTGTAGACGACAACGGAGTCCCGATGGCCCAGGACAATCCCATATGGAGAAAGTGGTTCAACACTTACACCAGCATGGAAGATAGGGACTACACACTTCAAGATTTTGAGAAAGGCATTATGTTCGGCCAAACCTGCACTCGCATGTACAGGAACATTATTCAAAAAATGCCTGCAGATCTTGAGCAAAAGTATTTTGCCATGGATTACACCAATGGCGACGTACTCACGTCTTTACTTTGTTTCTGCAATGGAAAGATTCGCTGTTCCTCATTAGTTGCCGCAGACCATCGCAAGTCCATATCCAACGACAGCTGGACCTCCAAGACTTTCAAAAAGAACATGTCCCGCAGAGACATCTTATCTCTATTGGAACAGGAAAATTTCGCAAACAGCTACGGCGTTTATCCAGATTTCACCGATCAGCAATATCGTCACGTGCGAAGTTCATTCCTCTACTTTAAGCAGAGCAAGAGTTTAAAAGATCTCTCCATATTCCTTGGCAATCTTAGAATCACAAGACACAAGGTAAAGTTCTTGAAGAGACTTTTAAAAATCAGCAAATAA